Proteins co-encoded in one Candidatus Blochmannia sp. SNP genomic window:
- the yigB gene encoding 5-amino-6-(5-phospho-D-ribitylamino)uracil phosphatase YigB, giving the protein MYFYRMLRPVHAITLDLDNTLYNNYSVINQAETRAVSFLQQYHPALSKIQKTDYCRARKILKISEPDIYHNVNYWRWKSLKITLLQAGLNKNEAQAGADSAMEIIIHWRNKINIPLSTHKTLSALNAKWPLIAITNGNANPITCGLQPYFQYILRAGINGRAKPYTDMYYLASKHFGLPCKNVLHVGDDLQTDVKGAIHSGMQACWINQYNTNKTDQFYSKNTKLSPHLKISKLMSLTYLL; this is encoded by the coding sequence ATGTATTTTTATCGTATGTTACGCCCTGTTCATGCTATAACTTTAGATTTAGATAATACATTATATAATAATTATTCAGTCATAAATCAAGCTGAAACAAGAGCAGTATCATTTTTACAACAATATCATCCTGCATTATCTAAAATACAAAAAACCGACTATTGCCGAGCACGAAAAATACTCAAAATTTCAGAACCAGACATTTATCATAATGTAAATTATTGGCGTTGGAAATCTTTAAAGATAACTTTGCTTCAGGCAGGATTGAATAAAAATGAAGCACAAGCAGGTGCTGATTCCGCTATGGAAATCATTATACATTGGCGCAATAAAATTAATATACCTCTCAGTACTCATAAAACGTTATCTGCATTAAATGCTAAGTGGCCATTAATTGCGATTACTAATGGTAATGCAAATCCTATTACTTGTGGGTTACAACCATATTTCCAATATATACTACGCGCTGGAATTAATGGTCGCGCTAAACCATACACAGATATGTATTATTTAGCTTCAAAACATTTTGGATTACCTTGTAAAAATGTTTTACATGTAGGGGATGACTTGCAAACAGATGTGAAAGGAGCTATCCACTCTGGAATGCAAGCCTGTTGGATCAATCAATACAACACAAATAAGACAGATCAATTTTATTCAAAAAATACAAAATTATCACCACATTTGAAAATCTCAAAATTAATGTCATTAACATACTTATTATAA
- a CDS encoding UvrD-helicase domain-containing protein — MNISSILSQLNDKQKEAVTSNDKNILVLSGAGSGKTRVLVNRIAWLQLVKKYTPWSIMAVTFTNKSALVMRNRVQSLIGVQKKSDIWISTFHGLANYLLRTHYINANLPKDFQILDKNDQIRLVKQLIRSLNLNENKYSVHQAIHYINTEKNKISNTQNNNIDNHSVKMTWIQLYRSYRDICHRSGLVDFNELLKRAYTLCLNYPNILHYYQKRFINILVDEFQDTNKIQYDWLCLLSGKKNNLMIVGDDDQSIYGWRGAEIKNFQRFLEDFKHVRVITLEQNYRSTNNILKAANALICKNNTRLKKKLWTRENQGDAISVYCALNETDEALFVTNNLINWKKNHGLLNECAILYRNNFQSRLLEEILLKKNVPHKIYGEIKFFERKEIKDIIAYLKFITNQNNNIAYVRIINTPNRGIGPRTLEIINKYANLNCLSLWESSLFILDTKIIKGKPAIALKKFIMLIDSLKKQILTTLPLHEQIYYIIKKVGLWSIYEKNTSIPTYHEHIHNIQELIIMSKQHNIVLESTKNISPLQQFLSYISLEFEENLSNSHADAVQLMTLHASKGLEFSQVFIIGLEEGICPNYIALTNKELLEEERRLIYVGITRAMHKLTISYSETRNVYGKEIIIQSPSRFVNELPIDCLEVS; from the coding sequence ATGAATATTTCTAGTATTCTTAGCCAACTCAATGATAAACAAAAAGAAGCAGTAACTTCTAATGATAAAAATATATTGGTATTATCTGGAGCCGGAAGTGGAAAAACTCGGGTATTGGTAAATCGTATTGCTTGGCTGCAACTAGTTAAAAAATACACACCATGGTCAATAATGGCAGTCACTTTTACAAATAAATCTGCTTTAGTAATGCGTAATCGTGTTCAATCTCTAATTGGTGTTCAAAAAAAAAGCGATATATGGATTAGTACTTTTCATGGGTTAGCAAATTATTTGCTACGCACTCATTATATAAATGCAAATTTACCAAAAGATTTTCAAATTCTTGATAAGAATGATCAAATTCGACTTGTAAAACAACTAATACGTTCACTGAATTTAAATGAAAATAAATACAGTGTACATCAAGCTATACACTACATTAATACAGAAAAGAATAAAATTTCAAACACTCAAAATAATAATATCGATAATCATTCAGTAAAAATGACATGGATACAGCTTTATCGATCTTATCGTGATATATGTCATCGTTCTGGATTAGTAGATTTTAATGAATTATTAAAACGCGCATATACGCTATGTTTAAATTATCCAAATATTTTACATTATTATCAAAAACGATTCATTAATATTTTAGTAGATGAATTCCAAGATACTAATAAAATACAATATGATTGGTTATGTCTATTATCAGGAAAAAAAAATAACTTAATGATTGTTGGGGATGATGATCAATCTATTTATGGTTGGAGAGGAGCAGAAATAAAAAATTTTCAAAGATTTTTAGAGGATTTTAAACATGTACGAGTTATTACATTAGAACAAAATTACCGTTCTACTAATAATATTTTAAAAGCTGCTAACGCTCTTATTTGTAAAAATAACACACGCCTAAAAAAAAAATTATGGACACGCGAAAATCAAGGAGATGCAATTTCTGTTTATTGTGCTCTTAACGAAACAGATGAAGCTTTATTTGTAACAAACAATCTAATAAATTGGAAAAAAAACCATGGTTTACTCAACGAGTGCGCTATATTATATCGAAATAATTTTCAATCTCGATTATTGGAAGAAATTCTATTAAAAAAAAATGTACCGCATAAAATATATGGAGAAATAAAGTTTTTTGAACGTAAAGAAATTAAAGACATCATAGCTTATTTAAAATTTATTACTAATCAAAATAATAATATTGCTTATGTACGAATAATTAATACACCTAATAGAGGGATTGGGCCACGTACTTTAGAAATTATAAATAAATACGCTAATTTAAATTGCCTAAGTCTATGGGAAAGTAGCTTATTCATTTTAGACACAAAGATTATTAAAGGAAAACCTGCTATTGCTCTAAAAAAATTTATTATGCTGATAGATTCATTAAAAAAACAAATTTTAACCACATTACCTTTACACGAACAAATCTATTATATTATTAAGAAAGTCGGATTATGGAGTATATATGAAAAAAACACATCGATACCAACGTATCATGAACATATACACAATATTCAAGAGCTAATTATAATGAGCAAACAACATAATATTGTTTTAGAATCAACAAAAAATATATCTCCGTTACAACAATTTTTATCATATATTTCTTTAGAATTTGAAGAAAATTTATCTAATTCACATGCAGATGCAGTTCAATTAATGACGCTACACGCTTCAAAAGGATTAGAATTTTCTCAAGTATTTATTATAGGACTAGAAGAAGGGATTTGCCCAAATTATATTGCTTTAACTAATAAAGAACTGTTAGAAGAAGAGCGCAGATTAATTTATGTTGGCATTACACGTGCTATGCATAAATTAACAATTAGTTACTCAGAAACTCGTAATGTCTATGGAAAAGAAATAATAATTCAATCGCCCTCCAGATTTGTTAATGAATTACCAATAGATTGTTTAGAAGTGTCTTAA
- the dapF gene encoding diaminopimelate epimerase, which produces MRFSKMNGLGNDFVIIDAITQNIHLTSKNIKYLSNRYYGIGFDQLLIVEPPYDPKIDFHCRIYNADGTEVNQCGNGVRCFAQFVYLKKLTKKRNIHISTRTHHMALSIMDDSHISVNMGPPIFDPKLVPFYTAQYQKTYILFLPTEIILCGIVSMGNPHCVVLVEKIETIQVNSLGSTLKNHHCFPEQANVSFMQIIDRNHIRLRVYERGVGETQACGTAACAAVAIGIQQKLLCETVEVILPGGTLSINWKGIGNPLYMTGSTSYVYDGYIDL; this is translated from the coding sequence ATGAGATTTTCAAAAATGAATGGATTAGGTAATGATTTTGTCATTATAGATGCTATAACACAAAATATACATCTTACTTCTAAAAATATAAAATACCTGTCGAATCGATATTATGGCATTGGATTTGATCAGTTACTAATAGTAGAACCCCCTTATGATCCAAAAATAGATTTTCATTGCAGAATTTATAATGCAGATGGAACAGAAGTCAATCAATGCGGAAACGGCGTTCGTTGTTTTGCACAATTTGTTTACTTAAAAAAATTAACTAAAAAACGGAATATTCATATTAGCACTCGTACTCATCATATGGCTCTATCTATAATGGATGACAGTCATATATCTGTCAATATGGGTCCGCCGATATTTGATCCAAAACTTGTCCCATTTTATACAGCACAATATCAAAAAACTTATATTTTATTTTTACCTACAGAAATAATATTGTGTGGTATAGTATCTATGGGTAATCCTCATTGTGTCGTTCTAGTTGAAAAAATAGAAACTATCCAAGTTAATTCATTAGGATCAACATTAAAAAATCATCATTGTTTTCCAGAACAAGCAAATGTAAGCTTTATGCAGATTATTGATCGTAATCATATTCGATTACGAGTATATGAGCGAGGTGTAGGAGAAACTCAAGCCTGTGGAACTGCAGCCTGTGCAGCTGTAGCTATAGGTATTCAGCAAAAGTTATTATGTGAAACAGTAGAAGTAATATTACCTGGAGGTACTTTGTCTATAAATTGGAAAGGCATAGGAAATCCATTATACATGACCGGATCAACATCATATGTATATGATGGTTATATTGATTTATAA